In a single window of the Nodularia spumigena CCY9414 genome:
- a CDS encoding DUF760 domain-containing protein produces MVFDPDFLNDNSEENPNQLLNDHFEENPNQLLKYLQHQPPEVLARVAQSVSPEIKHIISQNVQGLVGMLPAENFNVQITTDRDNLAGLLASAMMTGYFLRQMEQRMQLEHLSNNH; encoded by the coding sequence ATGGTGTTTGACCCTGACTTTTTGAATGACAACTCCGAGGAAAATCCCAATCAGCTTCTGAACGACCATTTTGAGGAAAATCCGAATCAGTTACTCAAATATTTACAGCATCAGCCTCCTGAAGTTCTAGCCCGTGTCGCCCAGTCCGTCAGTCCGGAAATTAAGCATATAATTTCGCAAAACGTCCAAGGGCTAGTGGGAATGCTCCCCGCAGAAAATTTCAACGTGCAGATTACCACAGATAGGGATAACTTAGCTGGGCTGCTAGCATCGGCGATGATGACAGGATACTTCCTCCGCCAAATGGAGCAAAGGATGCAGTTGGAGCATTTGTCTAATAATCATTAG
- a CDS encoding HhoA/HhoB/HtrA family serine endopeptidase, translating into MNLPLKQLAIYLSLLAIGSGAGVLGSSYLLPHNRSFKELRNITVSSSPESVVPNPVGGAIGATRGDNLNFIASAVQKVGPAVVKINATRKVPNPISDALKNPLLRRFFGDDEEPIPKERIERGTGSGFILSENGLLLTNAHVVANTETVQVTLKDGRTFKGRVVGVDPITDVAVVKIPENKLPIVKLGNSQNLIPGQWAIAIGNPLGLDNTVTIGIISATGRTSAQVGVPDKRVSFIQTDAAINPGNSGGPLLNAQGEVIGVNTAIRADAQGLGFAIPIETAARIANELFTKGRAEHPFLGISMTDLSPTTRRELNQEKNLKIQPKTGVVISGVMENSPAEESGLLPGDVIQKINGKPVKTAALVQKQIESSTVGDILEIEVNRNGKIQTLKVESGSYPEKK; encoded by the coding sequence ATGAACTTACCTTTAAAGCAACTAGCTATTTATTTATCTCTACTGGCGATTGGTAGTGGTGCAGGTGTGTTGGGCAGTAGTTATCTTTTGCCACACAATCGCTCGTTCAAAGAATTAAGAAATATTACGGTGTCATCTTCTCCAGAGTCTGTGGTTCCTAATCCTGTAGGCGGAGCTATTGGCGCTACTAGGGGTGATAATCTGAATTTTATTGCTTCAGCAGTGCAGAAGGTTGGCCCGGCGGTAGTCAAGATTAATGCTACTCGTAAAGTTCCCAATCCGATCTCAGATGCTTTGAAAAATCCCCTCTTGCGGCGCTTTTTTGGGGATGATGAGGAACCAATTCCTAAAGAAAGGATTGAGCGTGGTACGGGGTCGGGATTTATTTTAAGCGAAAATGGTCTATTGCTGACTAATGCTCATGTGGTGGCGAATACAGAGACTGTGCAAGTCACTCTCAAAGATGGTCGGACTTTTAAGGGGAGAGTGGTGGGAGTTGATCCCATTACAGATGTCGCTGTGGTGAAAATTCCCGAAAATAAATTGCCCATTGTGAAGTTAGGCAATTCACAAAATTTAATTCCAGGACAATGGGCGATCGCTATTGGCAATCCTTTAGGTTTAGATAATACTGTGACTATCGGCATTATCAGCGCCACTGGTCGCACTAGCGCTCAAGTTGGTGTCCCAGATAAGCGAGTCAGTTTTATCCAAACTGATGCAGCCATTAACCCTGGTAACTCTGGCGGCCCTTTGTTAAATGCCCAAGGTGAAGTTATTGGTGTTAATACAGCTATCCGCGCCGATGCTCAAGGCTTGGGCTTTGCTATCCCGATTGAAACTGCGGCTCGTATTGCTAATGAACTATTTACTAAAGGACGTGCAGAACATCCCTTTTTGGGGATTTCAATGACAGATTTATCTCCTACCACAAGGCGAGAGCTTAATCAAGAAAAAAATCTCAAGATTCAACCGAAAACGGGTGTTGTGATTTCGGGAGTTATGGAAAACTCACCAGCAGAGGAGTCTGGGCTACTTCCTGGAGACGTGATTCAAAAAATCAATGGTAAACCAGTCAAAACAGCAGCCCTAGTCCAGAAGCAGATTGAATCCAGCACAGTTGGGGATATCCTGGAAATTGAAGTTAACCGCAATGGTAAAATTCAAACTTTGAAAGTGGAATCAGGTTCCTATCCTGAGAAAAAGTAA
- a CDS encoding LysM peptidoglycan-binding domain-containing M23 family metallopeptidase has translation MNFPYRLLLLCSLVGAVGLTSTPLNSSSAHAAPSCPTPALSRFQRHQVNRGETLESIAQRYNLTPTTLMDMNPAVKNGNVTVGSQLQIPPYNGFVVQVASGQTWREVAKKYEVRADTLFEINGCQQDPRIVFVPVGNVSPSSLLTASGAPADSQPISISGYPLQSVATVALPYGWQIHPTTAEVFFHSGVDFIAPVGSSVQAIAPGTIVFAEQQGTYGQLVIVNHSGGLQSRYAHLGDIQVSVGQKVNAGDLLGTVGTTGEPTGNQPHLHFEMRSSSDLGWVAEDPQGYLQQSGF, from the coding sequence ATGAATTTTCCTTATCGTCTACTTTTGCTCTGTAGCCTAGTTGGTGCTGTCGGTTTAACATCCACACCTCTCAACTCCAGCAGCGCCCATGCAGCCCCAAGTTGTCCAACTCCCGCTTTGTCTCGTTTCCAACGCCATCAAGTTAATCGTGGTGAAACTTTGGAGAGCATCGCACAGCGCTACAATCTCACGCCGACAACGCTGATGGACATGAATCCTGCTGTCAAAAACGGCAACGTTACTGTTGGTAGCCAGTTGCAAATTCCTCCCTACAATGGATTTGTTGTCCAAGTGGCTAGCGGACAAACTTGGCGAGAAGTGGCAAAAAAATATGAAGTTCGTGCTGATACACTGTTTGAAATCAATGGTTGCCAACAAGACCCCAGAATTGTCTTTGTTCCAGTAGGAAATGTCTCGCCCAGTAGCCTTTTAACTGCTTCTGGTGCGCCGGCTGATAGTCAGCCTATATCCATTTCTGGGTATCCTTTGCAGTCAGTGGCAACTGTGGCACTTCCTTATGGCTGGCAGATTCATCCTACTACTGCTGAAGTGTTTTTCCATAGTGGTGTGGATTTTATAGCTCCTGTGGGTAGTTCTGTACAAGCGATCGCACCGGGAACTATAGTGTTTGCTGAACAGCAGGGGACTTATGGCCAGTTGGTCATCGTTAACCACAGTGGCGGTCTCCAAAGCCGTTACGCCCATCTTGGTGATATTCAGGTTTCTGTTGGTCAAAAAGTTAATGCGGGTGACTTGCTCGGAACTGTAGGCACTACTGGAGAGCCTACCGGGAATCAGCCACACCTCCATTTTGAAATGCGCTCTAGCTCTGATTTGGGTTGGGTGGCTGAAGATCCTCAAGGTTATTTACAGCAATCAGGATTTTAA